ATTGTGCCTGTCGTCATGGGTTTGGCGCGGGATGTGTTCAGTAGTGGCGTGCTGTGACCCGCGGACCGACCGCGGGGTTGAAAGGTAGGGAATCCATTGATACGCAACATCTTGACGACGCTACGTCGGCGGATGGTGGTGGTCGTCGAGTCAGAGGACGGCATGTCCACCGTCGAATATGCGATCGGGACGATCGCGGCGGCGGCCTTCGGAGCGATCCTCTACACGGTGGTCACCGGGGACTCGATTGTCAGTGCGCTTACCAACATCATCACGCGCGCGCTCAACACCGCCGTCTAGCGGGCGACACCGGAGCGGTTACCGTCGAAGCCGCGTTCGGTATCGCAGCATTGGTGACGGTACTCGTGTTGTGTTCTGCGGGTATTCAAGCGGTGTCGATGCAGGTGCGTTGTGTGGACGCCTCGCGTGAGGCGGCACGGTTGGCCGCCCGCGG
This genomic window from Mycobacteroides chelonae contains:
- a CDS encoding DUF4244 domain-containing protein, encoding MLTTLRRRMVVVVESEDGMSTVEYAIGTIAAAAFGAILYTVVTGDSIVSALTNIITRALNTAV